The following proteins are co-located in the Thermus tengchongensis genome:
- a CDS encoding cell division protein FtsX, which translates to MYAILEGLRQILRHPTASLATFFTALVSFALLYFLGLVLWNLERVVHTLERELEVAAFLQKEANVEALLTEIQGWPEVGEVRLQSKEEALAQLVLDYPYLAEAKDLVENPLPDTLRLRLKDPEAVRKVAERLRRLPGVEGVEYGGELTERLVQVLSGSRLAMGILVGLLLLNTFFSVMGSIRLSLESRKEALGIMLLVGATRRFIQAPFVVEGILLTLGASLLAVGFGTLLYRGLAQALQGLLPFLPVLGAKDLWQTGLMVLALAVVLGAGGAFMATQAYLKEV; encoded by the coding sequence GTGTACGCCATCCTCGAGGGCCTGCGGCAGATTCTCCGCCACCCCACGGCCAGCCTCGCCACCTTTTTTACCGCCCTGGTATCCTTCGCCCTGCTCTACTTCCTGGGCCTTGTCCTTTGGAACCTGGAGCGGGTGGTGCATACCTTGGAGCGAGAGCTGGAAGTGGCGGCCTTCCTGCAAAAGGAAGCCAATGTGGAAGCGCTCCTTACCGAGATCCAGGGCTGGCCGGAAGTGGGCGAGGTGCGGCTCCAAAGCAAGGAAGAAGCCCTGGCCCAGCTGGTCCTGGACTACCCCTACCTGGCCGAGGCCAAGGACCTGGTGGAAAACCCCTTGCCCGACACCCTGCGCCTGAGGCTTAAGGATCCGGAGGCGGTGCGCAAAGTGGCGGAAAGGCTACGGAGGCTTCCGGGGGTAGAAGGGGTCGAGTATGGGGGGGAGCTTACGGAAAGGCTGGTCCAGGTGCTATCCGGAAGCCGCCTGGCCATGGGGATCCTGGTGGGGCTTCTTCTCCTCAACACCTTCTTCAGCGTCATGGGCTCCATCCGCCTATCCCTGGAAAGCCGCAAGGAAGCCCTGGGCATCATGCTCCTGGTGGGGGCCACCCGGCGGTTTATCCAGGCTCCTTTTGTGGTGGAAGGAATCCTCCTCACCCTGGGGGCAAGCCTCCTGGCGGTGGGCTTCGGTACCCTCCTCTACCGGGGCCTGGCACAGGCCCTCCAGGGGCTACTTCCCTTCCTTCCCGTGCTGGGGGCCAAGGACCTCTGGCAAACGGGCCTCATGGTCCTGGCCCTGGCGGTGGTCCTGGGAGCTGGGGGAGCCTTCATGGCCACCCAGGCCTATCTGAAGGAAGTCTAG
- the hpf gene encoding ribosome hibernation-promoting factor, HPF/YfiA family, with the protein MNVYKLIGRNLEITDAIRDYVEKKLSRLDRYQNGELMAKVVLSLAGSNHVARKAKAEVQVDLPGGLVRVEEEDPDLYAAIDRMVDRLETQLKRYKERRFIGKRHSYQGPPPPEVQDLEALRKPEEEEGPKIVRVKRFEMKPMDPEEAAFQMEALGHDFFVFRNAKTDEINVIYRRKDGNYGLIEPA; encoded by the coding sequence ATGAACGTCTACAAACTCATCGGTCGCAACCTGGAGATCACCGACGCCATCCGGGACTACGTGGAAAAGAAGCTTTCCCGCCTGGACCGCTACCAGAACGGGGAGCTCATGGCCAAGGTGGTTCTCTCCCTGGCGGGCAGCAACCACGTGGCCCGCAAGGCCAAGGCCGAGGTGCAGGTGGACCTCCCCGGGGGGCTCGTCAGGGTGGAGGAGGAGGATCCCGACCTTTACGCGGCCATCGACCGCATGGTGGACCGCCTGGAAACCCAGCTCAAGCGCTACAAGGAGCGCCGTTTTATCGGTAAGCGCCACTCGTACCAGGGGCCTCCGCCCCCCGAGGTGCAGGACCTCGAGGCCCTGCGCAAGCCCGAGGAAGAGGAGGGTCCCAAAATCGTTCGGGTCAAGCGCTTCGAGATGAAGCCCATGGACCCCGAGGAAGCGGCCTTCCAGATGGAGGCTTTGGGCCACGATTTCTTCGTGTTCCGCAACGCCAAGACCGACGAGATCAACGTCATCTATCGCCGTAAGGACGGCAACTACGGGCTTATCGAGCCCGCATAG
- the bcp gene encoding thioredoxin-dependent thiol peroxidase: protein MEPGTIAPDFALPDQEGRIHRLYDYRGKWVVLYFYPKDDTPGCTKEACGFRDRMGDLQELGAVVLGVSADDVESHKRFAEKYGLNFPLLADPERQAILAYGAWGKKNLYGKEYEGVLRQTFLIDPEGRIAKVWRKVSPEGHAEEVAEALRALRGS, encoded by the coding sequence ATGGAGCCCGGAACTATTGCGCCCGACTTCGCCTTGCCGGACCAAGAGGGGCGGATTCACCGGCTTTACGATTACCGGGGGAAGTGGGTGGTTCTCTACTTTTATCCCAAGGACGACACCCCGGGTTGCACCAAGGAGGCCTGTGGCTTCCGCGACCGCATGGGGGACCTTCAGGAGCTGGGGGCCGTGGTCCTCGGGGTTTCCGCGGACGACGTGGAAAGCCACAAGCGGTTTGCCGAGAAGTACGGCCTGAACTTTCCTCTCCTGGCTGACCCCGAGCGCCAGGCCATCCTGGCCTACGGGGCCTGGGGCAAGAAGAACCTCTACGGGAAGGAGTACGAGGGCGTCCTGCGCCAAACCTTCCTCATCGACCCCGAAGGGCGCATCGCCAAGGTGTGGCGGAAGGTGTCGCCCGAGGGCCACGCCGAGGAGGTGGCCGAGGCCCTCAGGGCCCTAAGGGGGTCGTGA
- a CDS encoding peroxiredoxin, translated as MRALTLLFFLGLFKAQALAPGDKAPILEATDSYGRPVDLRGSYVVLWFYPKAKSPGCTAQAKRYTELYPEFQRLGARVFGVSHDPASEQYDFVEKLALKGGMIPDRDGRLARAYGVRNLFGFYSRDTILLNPEGRIERIWRGVNPFKDADTVLAYLRERLR; from the coding sequence ATGCGCGCCCTGACCCTGCTCTTCTTCTTGGGCCTCTTCAAAGCCCAAGCCCTCGCCCCGGGGGACAAAGCCCCTATCCTCGAGGCCACCGACAGCTACGGCCGCCCCGTGGACCTCCGAGGAAGCTATGTGGTCCTCTGGTTCTATCCCAAGGCGAAAAGCCCCGGCTGTACCGCCCAAGCCAAGCGCTACACGGAACTCTACCCCGAGTTCCAACGCCTGGGGGCCCGGGTTTTTGGGGTAAGCCACGACCCCGCCAGCGAACAGTACGACTTCGTGGAGAAGCTTGCCCTCAAGGGGGGGATGATCCCCGACCGGGACGGGCGCCTGGCCCGGGCCTACGGGGTGCGCAACCTCTTCGGCTTCTACAGCCGGGACACCATCCTCCTCAACCCGGAGGGGCGAATAGAGCGCATATGGCGGGGGGTGAACCCCTTCAAGGATGCGGACACCGTGCTGGCGTACCTCAGGGAGCGGCTTCGGTGA
- the rpiA gene encoding ribose-5-phosphate isomerase RpiA, with amino-acid sequence MERPLESYKKEAAHAAVAFVQDGMVVGLGTGSTARYAVLELARRLREGELKGVVGVPTSEATKDLALREGIRVVELPPEGVDLAIDGADEIAPDLSLIKGLGGALLREKIVESTAKEFIVIADHTKKVPVLGRGVVPVEIVPFGHRATLRAIAALGGEAELRMDGDEFYFTDSGHLIADVRFGPIGDPLGLHRALLEIPGVVETGLFVGLATRALVAGPLGVEELLP; translated from the coding sequence ATGGAAAGGCCTTTGGAAAGCTACAAGAAGGAGGCAGCCCACGCCGCGGTGGCCTTTGTGCAGGACGGCATGGTGGTGGGCTTGGGTACAGGGTCCACGGCCCGGTATGCCGTCTTGGAGCTGGCCCGGCGGCTTAGGGAAGGGGAACTCAAAGGGGTTGTGGGGGTTCCCACCTCGGAGGCCACCAAGGACCTGGCTTTGAGGGAGGGGATCCGCGTGGTGGAGCTACCTCCAGAGGGGGTGGACCTGGCCATCGACGGGGCCGATGAGATTGCCCCGGACCTTTCCCTCATCAAAGGCCTGGGCGGGGCGCTTTTGCGGGAGAAGATCGTGGAGAGCACCGCCAAGGAGTTCATCGTCATCGCTGACCACACCAAGAAGGTGCCGGTCTTGGGCCGGGGGGTGGTGCCGGTGGAGATCGTGCCCTTTGGCCACCGGGCTACCTTAAGGGCCATCGCCGCCCTTGGGGGGGAGGCCGAGCTCCGCATGGACGGGGATGAGTTTTACTTTACTGACTCCGGCCACCTCATCGCCGACGTGCGCTTCGGGCCCATCGGCGACCCCCTTGGGCTCCATCGGGCTCTCTTAGAGATCCCCGGGGTGGTGGAGACCGGGCTCTTCGTGGGCCTGGCCACCCGGGCTTTGGTGGCGGGGCCTTTGGGGGTGGAGGAGCTCCTTCCCTAA
- the metG gene encoding methionine--tRNA ligase — translation MEKVFYITTPIYYVNAEPHLGHAYTTVVADFLARWHRLDGYRTFFLTGTDEHGETVYRAAERAGEDPQAFVDRVSERFRRAWELLGIAYDDFIRTTEERHKQVVQRVLQKVYEAGDIYYGEYEGLYCVSCERFYTEKELQGDLCPIHGRPVERRREGNYFFRMEKYREWLIDYLQTHPDLIRPEGYRNEVLSMLSEPIGDLSISRPKARVPWGIPLPWDEAHVTYVWFDALLNYVSALGYPEDPRYATFWPQAWHLIGKDILKPHAVFWPTMLKAAGIPMYRHLNVGGFLLGPDGRKMSKTLGNVVDPFALTEKYGRDAVRYYLLREIPYGQDTPVSEEALRARYEADLADDLGNLLQRTRAMLFRFAEGRIPEPVPGEELVEGTRLAERLRGLVRDLRFHVALEETMAYVKALNRYINEKRPWELFKEDPREARAVLYRVVEGLRIASILLTPAMPDKMAELRRALGLREEVSLEEAERWGLAEPRPIPVETPVLFPKDVVGGGPSQAGKGDRVEAKEMENARIGLEDFAKVELRVAEVVAAEKHPNADRLLVLRLSLGNEERTVVSGIARWYRPEELVGKKVVLVANLKPAKLRGVESQGMILAASEGDKLTLVTVEGDIPPGAVVK, via the coding sequence GTGGAAAAGGTCTTCTACATCACCACTCCCATCTACTACGTGAACGCCGAGCCCCACTTGGGCCACGCCTACACCACGGTGGTGGCGGACTTCCTGGCCCGGTGGCACCGGTTAGACGGCTACCGAACCTTCTTCCTCACGGGTACCGACGAGCACGGGGAGACGGTGTACCGCGCCGCGGAGCGGGCGGGGGAGGACCCCCAGGCCTTTGTGGACCGGGTGTCGGAACGTTTCCGGCGGGCGTGGGAGCTTCTGGGCATCGCCTACGACGACTTCATCCGCACCACGGAGGAAAGGCACAAGCAGGTGGTGCAGAGGGTGCTCCAGAAGGTCTACGAGGCCGGGGACATCTACTACGGGGAGTATGAGGGGCTTTACTGCGTAAGTTGCGAGCGTTTCTACACGGAAAAGGAGCTTCAAGGGGACCTTTGCCCCATCCACGGCCGGCCCGTGGAGAGGCGCCGTGAGGGGAACTACTTCTTCCGCATGGAGAAGTACCGGGAGTGGCTCATCGACTACCTGCAGACCCACCCCGACCTCATCCGTCCCGAGGGGTACCGCAACGAGGTGCTCTCCATGCTCTCCGAGCCCATCGGGGATCTTTCCATCTCCCGGCCCAAGGCCCGGGTGCCCTGGGGCATCCCCCTGCCCTGGGATGAGGCCCACGTGACCTACGTGTGGTTTGACGCTCTCCTCAACTACGTTTCTGCCCTGGGTTACCCCGAGGACCCCCGCTACGCCACCTTCTGGCCCCAGGCCTGGCACCTGATTGGCAAGGATATCCTGAAGCCCCATGCCGTTTTCTGGCCCACCATGCTGAAGGCGGCGGGGATTCCCATGTACCGGCACCTGAACGTGGGAGGCTTTCTGCTGGGGCCGGATGGCCGAAAGATGAGCAAAACCCTGGGGAACGTGGTGGACCCCTTTGCCCTTACGGAAAAGTACGGCCGGGATGCGGTGCGCTATTACCTTTTGCGGGAGATCCCCTATGGCCAGGATACGCCCGTGAGCGAGGAGGCCTTGAGGGCCAGGTACGAGGCGGATCTGGCCGATGACCTGGGAAACCTTCTCCAGCGCACCCGGGCCATGCTCTTCCGTTTCGCTGAGGGTCGCATCCCCGAGCCGGTGCCCGGGGAGGAGCTTGTGGAGGGCACGCGGCTTGCGGAGCGCCTAAGGGGGCTGGTGCGGGACCTCCGCTTCCACGTGGCCCTCGAGGAGACCATGGCCTATGTGAAGGCCCTGAACCGCTACATTAACGAAAAGCGTCCATGGGAGTTATTCAAGGAGGACCCGAGGGAGGCTAGGGCGGTGCTTTACCGGGTGGTGGAGGGCCTGCGGATCGCCTCCATCCTCCTTACCCCGGCCATGCCGGACAAGATGGCCGAGCTACGCCGGGCCCTGGGGCTGAGGGAGGAGGTGAGCCTGGAGGAGGCGGAGCGCTGGGGCCTTGCCGAGCCCCGGCCCATCCCGGTGGAGACCCCCGTGCTCTTTCCCAAGGACGTGGTCGGGGGTGGCCCATCCCAGGCTGGGAAGGGAGACCGGGTGGAGGCGAAGGAGATGGAAAACGCCCGGATCGGCCTCGAGGACTTCGCCAAGGTGGAGCTGAGGGTGGCGGAGGTGGTGGCGGCGGAGAAGCACCCCAATGCCGATAGGCTTCTGGTGCTTAGGCTTTCCCTGGGGAACGAGGAGCGCACCGTGGTCTCCGGCATCGCCCGCTGGTACCGCCCCGAGGAGCTCGTGGGGAAGAAGGTGGTGCTGGTGGCCAACCTGAAACCTGCCAAGCTCCGGGGTGTGGAGAGCCAGGGAATGATCCTGGCGGCTTCGGAAGGGGATAAGCTCACCCTGGTCACCGTGGAGGGGGATATTCCACCGGGGGCGGTGGTGAAATAG
- the ftsE gene encoding cell division ATP-binding protein FtsE, translated as MIAFHRVGLEYPRTGTKALYNVSLEVKKGEFVYVVGHSGAGKSTLLSLILRRLVPTHGAVYFGGQNLKLLRGDQVAYHRRRIGMVFQDHRLLSDMTVEENLAFVLRVQGVPGKEWPERIATALRRVGLAHKKRAFPDELSVGEAQRVAIARALLLDPPVILADEPTGNLDLDNALQVLDILKAAHQRGATVVVATHSRELLEAYPARVVVLKAGQVVRDERPGEGGSIRVRESPNRGGKEGT; from the coding sequence ATGATCGCCTTCCACCGGGTGGGCCTGGAGTATCCCCGCACGGGGACCAAGGCGCTTTACAACGTGAGCCTTGAGGTGAAGAAGGGGGAGTTCGTCTACGTGGTGGGCCACTCCGGGGCGGGGAAGTCCACCCTGCTTTCCCTCATCCTCCGGCGACTCGTGCCCACCCACGGGGCGGTCTACTTCGGCGGGCAGAACCTGAAGCTGCTCCGGGGGGACCAGGTGGCCTACCACCGCCGCCGGATCGGCATGGTCTTTCAGGACCACCGCCTCCTTTCCGACATGACCGTGGAGGAAAACCTGGCCTTCGTCCTGCGGGTGCAAGGCGTTCCGGGCAAGGAGTGGCCGGAGCGCATCGCCACCGCTTTGCGGCGGGTGGGCCTGGCCCACAAGAAGAGGGCCTTTCCCGATGAGCTTTCCGTGGGGGAGGCCCAGCGGGTGGCCATCGCCCGGGCCTTGCTTCTGGACCCCCCCGTGATCCTGGCAGACGAGCCCACGGGGAACCTGGACCTGGATAACGCCCTGCAGGTGCTGGATATCCTCAAGGCCGCCCACCAGCGGGGGGCCACGGTGGTGGTGGCCACCCATAGCCGGGAACTTCTGGAGGCCTATCCGGCGCGGGTGGTGGTCCTGAAGGCCGGGCAGGTGGTGCGGGACGAACGTCCTGGGGAAGGTGGTAGCATAAGGGTAAGGGAAAGCCCTAACCGGGGCGGAAAGGAGGGCACATGA
- a CDS encoding S41 family peptidase, which translates to MKKRAWLIAGLGVVLALVYAQLPRPQAENLLQNPSGQALLEVYQRIQQDYLEPLPREKLNALLEGAIGGMVSALKDPFTSYSPPQRASLRQEDLRGEFFGIGATLSPANPDGTGAKIEGVMKGLPAQRAGMRAGDVILEVDGEDVTGLPLQEVVARIRGREGTKVTIKVRREGTPAPLVFELVREKVEIISVSTGKIGDIGYIALETFGNFKVEDQLKRAIEDLKAQGMKKLIFDLRDNAGGLLDQGCAVASAFLREGPIVYTRTRNLTRVWCEASGRPLWDGPMVVLVNGNSASASEIVAGALQDYGRAKVIGERTFGKGVGQTPYTLANGGELTLVTFEWLTPKRRAINKEGLKPDIEVKDTRFPTPFSFQGAGAPPGAEISVTLNGKTVKVKADAEGKFTYAEPQRQRPLPEDRGQAVLDLEQDAILKRALEELNATR; encoded by the coding sequence ATGAAAAAACGCGCATGGCTCATCGCAGGGCTTGGGGTGGTCCTGGCCCTGGTATACGCCCAGCTTCCTCGTCCCCAGGCGGAAAACCTCCTGCAAAACCCGAGCGGTCAGGCCCTCCTGGAGGTCTACCAGAGGATCCAGCAGGACTATCTGGAACCCTTGCCCCGGGAGAAGCTGAACGCCCTCCTGGAAGGGGCCATCGGGGGCATGGTTTCCGCCCTGAAAGACCCCTTCACCAGCTACTCCCCACCCCAGCGGGCAAGCCTAAGGCAGGAGGACCTCAGGGGCGAGTTCTTCGGCATCGGGGCCACCCTTTCCCCCGCCAACCCCGACGGCACGGGGGCCAAGATCGAAGGGGTAATGAAGGGCCTGCCCGCCCAGCGGGCGGGGATGCGGGCGGGGGATGTGATCCTCGAGGTGGACGGGGAGGACGTGACCGGCCTTCCCCTCCAAGAGGTGGTGGCCCGGATCCGGGGCCGTGAGGGCACCAAGGTCACCATCAAGGTGCGCCGGGAGGGCACTCCGGCTCCCCTGGTCTTCGAGCTGGTGAGAGAGAAGGTAGAAATCATCTCCGTTTCCACGGGCAAGATCGGAGACATCGGCTACATTGCCCTGGAAACCTTCGGCAACTTTAAGGTGGAGGACCAGCTGAAAAGGGCCATCGAAGACCTCAAGGCCCAGGGGATGAAGAAGCTGATCTTCGACCTTCGGGACAACGCAGGCGGGCTCCTAGATCAGGGGTGCGCAGTGGCCAGCGCCTTCCTCCGGGAAGGCCCCATCGTCTACACCCGCACCCGCAACCTCACCCGGGTCTGGTGCGAGGCCTCGGGCCGCCCCCTCTGGGACGGGCCCATGGTGGTCTTGGTGAACGGCAATTCGGCCTCGGCCAGCGAGATCGTGGCCGGGGCCCTGCAGGACTACGGCCGGGCCAAGGTGATTGGGGAAAGGACCTTCGGCAAAGGGGTAGGCCAAACCCCCTACACCTTGGCCAACGGCGGGGAGCTCACCCTGGTCACCTTCGAGTGGCTTACCCCCAAACGCCGGGCCATCAACAAGGAGGGCCTGAAGCCCGACATTGAGGTCAAGGACACCCGCTTCCCCACCCCCTTCTCCTTCCAAGGGGCCGGGGCCCCGCCAGGGGCCGAGATCTCCGTGACCCTAAACGGCAAAACCGTGAAGGTCAAGGCCGATGCCGAGGGGAAGTTCACCTACGCCGAACCCCAGCGCCAGCGGCCTCTTCCCGAGGACCGTGGGCAGGCGGTTTTGGATCTGGAGCAAGACGCCATCCTCAAGCGGGCCTTGGAGGAGCTTAACGCCACCCGTTAG
- a CDS encoding vWA domain-containing protein, with protein sequence MSLQAPEALSLLILLAFLLLGLYPRRPKARLPHPLVPLLQQAARESRGVLPWLPPALFLLGLLLLVLAATRPLLPLPGQTSRNVVILVMDVSRSMMAADLKPSRLEAAKEAARVFLREAPKALRIGLVAFSGHAQTIHPPTTDRRRLRESLDSLEFGRSTAIGEGILEALRNIREAGGEGEILLLTDGRNRTGKDPLEAAAEASRMGVRIYAVGVGVPGWIPGPEDPVSAFGFFPGAFEVDEELLWSLAEFTGGRYFLVESEKELSALYRQLARTVRLEVRREEATGFLGLLGGVLALGGVALRRYLSPA encoded by the coding sequence GTGAGCCTGCAGGCCCCCGAGGCCCTAAGCCTCCTCATCCTGCTGGCCTTCCTGCTCCTGGGCCTCTATCCAAGGCGCCCCAAGGCGCGCCTACCCCATCCTTTGGTCCCCCTGCTCCAGCAAGCGGCCCGGGAGTCCCGGGGGGTCCTTCCCTGGCTGCCCCCGGCCCTCTTTCTCCTGGGGCTTCTCCTCCTGGTCCTGGCAGCCACCCGCCCCCTTCTGCCCCTGCCCGGCCAGACGAGCCGGAACGTGGTCATCCTGGTCATGGACGTAAGCCGAAGCATGATGGCGGCCGACCTGAAGCCAAGCCGCCTCGAGGCGGCCAAGGAAGCCGCCCGGGTCTTCCTCCGCGAGGCGCCGAAGGCCTTAAGGATAGGGCTTGTGGCCTTCAGCGGCCACGCCCAGACCATCCACCCCCCCACCACTGACCGCAGGCGCCTAAGGGAGAGCCTGGATAGCCTGGAGTTCGGCCGCTCCACGGCCATCGGGGAGGGAATCCTGGAAGCCTTGCGCAACATCCGCGAGGCCGGGGGCGAAGGGGAGATTCTCCTCTTGACCGATGGCAGGAACCGAACGGGGAAAGACCCCTTGGAGGCGGCAGCCGAAGCCTCCCGCATGGGGGTGCGCATCTACGCCGTGGGGGTGGGGGTGCCGGGATGGATCCCGGGCCCCGAGGACCCGGTGAGCGCCTTCGGCTTCTTCCCGGGGGCCTTTGAGGTGGACGAGGAACTGCTGTGGTCCTTGGCGGAGTTCACCGGGGGGCGCTACTTCCTGGTGGAATCGGAAAAGGAGCTTTCGGCGCTCTACCGACAGCTGGCGCGGACGGTGCGCTTGGAAGTCCGGCGGGAAGAGGCCACCGGTTTCCTGGGCCTCCTGGGAGGGGTTCTGGCCCTTGGAGGCGTGGCCTTAAGGCGCTACCTATCCCCCGCCTAG
- a CDS encoding murein hydrolase activator EnvC family protein → MRPSWPLLFLLLCQGLLPWALGQNVPAQERTVRNLEDQLNRAKALEEQSQRRIRILNQELSRLSTRVENLLKEKARLEREITRLEKERVALSRQIAQLKEEIHRTEGRIAQLEKDLESLKERLQALMRSLHRERAGRYLPLLRAQSFTDLAVRARWVGYISKRDADLVRTLQATLKALREERERLSLLLTDLTAKEKALGETQRALEGQKKELEATLSSLEREAQGKRALLREALQERQRLQAELAQLQARVLAERQRLLELKRLEEERRRQEEERRRREAERRQAAAQPAPREASVVVPPPPLPATVGRLAFPVPGGRILVPYGQEGPFQVIQGPAPGSPVQAAAEGYVAGILFLPNLGYTVMLVHTETLSTVYTNLQEPLVQEGQRVERGQLLGYTGGGLLIRPEELEFRVAVRVGGETRFVDPSAYY, encoded by the coding sequence ATGCGCCCCAGCTGGCCTCTCCTCTTCTTGCTTTTGTGCCAAGGCCTTCTGCCATGGGCCTTGGGCCAGAACGTGCCCGCCCAGGAGCGCACCGTGCGCAACCTGGAGGACCAGCTGAACCGGGCCAAGGCCCTCGAGGAGCAAAGCCAAAGGCGGATCCGGATCCTAAACCAAGAGCTTTCCCGCCTTTCCACCCGGGTGGAGAACCTGCTTAAGGAGAAGGCCCGTTTGGAAAGGGAGATCACCCGGTTGGAGAAGGAACGCGTTGCCTTGAGCCGGCAGATCGCCCAGCTGAAAGAGGAGATACACCGGACGGAAGGGCGCATCGCCCAGCTGGAAAAGGACCTGGAAAGCCTCAAGGAACGGCTCCAGGCCTTGATGCGAAGCCTCCACCGGGAAAGGGCGGGCCGCTATCTACCCCTCCTCAGGGCCCAGTCCTTCACCGACCTGGCGGTCCGGGCCCGCTGGGTGGGGTACATCTCAAAGCGGGATGCGGACCTGGTTCGCACCCTTCAGGCTACCCTGAAGGCCCTAAGGGAAGAACGGGAGCGCTTAAGCCTTCTCCTCACCGACCTCACCGCCAAGGAAAAGGCTCTCGGGGAAACCCAAAGGGCCCTCGAGGGGCAGAAGAAGGAGCTGGAGGCTACCCTCTCCAGCCTGGAACGGGAAGCCCAGGGCAAACGAGCCCTCCTGCGGGAGGCTCTGCAGGAAAGGCAACGTCTGCAAGCGGAGCTGGCCCAGCTCCAGGCCCGGGTGCTGGCGGAGAGGCAACGCCTCCTGGAGCTCAAACGCCTGGAGGAGGAGCGGAGAAGGCAGGAGGAGGAACGGCGTAGGCGGGAAGCTGAGCGCCGCCAGGCCGCGGCCCAGCCGGCACCCCGGGAGGCCAGCGTGGTGGTGCCTCCTCCCCCCTTACCCGCCACCGTGGGCCGGCTGGCCTTTCCCGTGCCTGGGGGGAGGATCCTGGTGCCCTACGGGCAGGAAGGCCCGTTCCAGGTCATCCAGGGCCCGGCCCCGGGAAGCCCCGTGCAGGCAGCCGCCGAAGGGTACGTGGCCGGAATCCTCTTCCTGCCCAACCTGGGCTACACGGTGATGCTGGTGCACACGGAAACCCTCTCCACCGTCTACACCAACCTGCAAGAACCCCTGGTGCAGGAAGGGCAAAGGGTAGAGCGGGGCCAGCTCCTCGGATACACGGGGGGAGGCCTTCTCATCCGCCCGGAGGAGCTGGAGTTCAGGGTGGCGGTACGCGTAGGCGGAGAGACCCGCTTCGTGGATCCCTCCGCCTACTACTAA
- a CDS encoding adenosine diphosphatase has product MELKLIPIEKPENLNVILGQAHFIKTVEDLHEALVTAVPGIKFGLAFSEASGKRLIRHSGTDPELTQLAVRNLLNLAAGHSFLIVLGEGFYPINVLHAVKACPEVVRIFAATANPLKVVVAEEGEQRAILGVMDGFKPLGVEDEAEVAWRKDLLRRFGYKL; this is encoded by the coding sequence ATCCCCATTGAGAAGCCGGAAAACCTGAACGTCATCCTGGGCCAGGCCCACTTCATCAAGACGGTGGAGGACCTGCACGAGGCTTTGGTGACCGCCGTGCCGGGCATCAAGTTCGGTCTGGCTTTCTCCGAGGCCAGCGGCAAGCGCCTCATCCGCCACTCCGGCACCGACCCCGAGCTCACCCAGCTGGCGGTGAGGAACCTCCTGAACCTGGCTGCAGGGCACAGCTTCCTCATCGTCCTGGGGGAGGGCTTTTACCCCATCAACGTCCTGCACGCGGTGAAGGCCTGTCCCGAGGTGGTCAGGATTTTTGCCGCCACCGCCAATCCCCTCAAGGTGGTGGTGGCGGAGGAAGGGGAGCAGCGGGCCATCCTGGGGGTCATGGATGGCTTTAAGCCCCTGGGGGTGGAGGACGAGGCCGAGGTGGCCTGGCGCAAGGACCTTCTCCGCCGCTTCGGCTACAAACTTTAG